In Acidobacteriota bacterium, the genomic window GACTCCCACAGCGTGCAACGAAGCGAGGGCTTCAGCCAATCCTGCCGCATTTGGCAAGAACTCCGCCACCGGGATTGTTTCGCCGGCTCGGATCCGATCCTGAATAGACACCCCCCCGTTCCACTCGACTACCGCGTAGGCGGTCTTGTCGTCGACATGAAGGGTGTACACCGCAGAGAGATGGTTGTGCGACACCGCTGCGGTAGCTTGCACGTTCTGCTGAAACAGTCTCCGGCGAACGCTGCTCGCGCCTGGGTTGAGCACCCGAACGAGCACAGACCGATCGAGCAGCGTGTCGGTTGCCAGCCACTCATCGATGTCTCCGTCACGGCCGAGCCTGATGTGCACCGTGAAACGCTCTGGAACTGGAGGGGCCACAACACCTCGTGAGATCGCGAAGGCAAGACTACCGTGTGAAACGAACTGCCCGGCATCTCACCGACACCTCGGCGCGCCAGATTTGGCGCTGTTAACGACGCTGGTCGACGTGGCTACTCGCCGAAACGCATCAGCGCGAGGCGTTCGGGAAGCAGCTCGTAACCCTCGGACTCGTAGAGCGAGATGGCTGGAGTGTTGTTGAACTGGGTGTTCAGGAGAATCGCTTGAGACCCGTGCAAACGAGCCTTGCGAGCAGCGACACGGACCAAAGAACGCCCCATCCCGTGGCCCTGCCATGAAGGATGAACGGCGACCCGTTGTAGATACGAGATAGCGTTGCCGTATCCCACGATTGCAAACCCGATAGTGCTGCCGTTGGAGTCACGAATCAGGAAAACAGTCGAGCGGTTCGTCGCCTGTATCGCCTCGGTGATGCCATGAATGTCGAAACGCCAGAACGGGTCGAAAGCGAGCTGGTCGATCTCGAGGAGTTCTTCGATTGATTCTGTGGTCCGCTCTACGACAAGATGATCAGGGCTGGGGACGTGATGATCAAGGTCGAGGCGAAGGAGGGCCAGCTCGATGTGTTCGTCGAAGCCCGAGTCCATCCACGGCTTTCTTCCACCGATCGGCAGCGGAGGCGATATGACGCTTGAGGCTCCGAGTTCCATCAGCCGGACCGCACATGCATTGATGAACAACGACCCACCGCGAACGAGGCGCAACGAAGCATCTTCGATGTGGTCATTCCATGGGCGGGCGGTAGCGCGTGCCCAGCCGCGTCGCAGTACCGTCGGCCCGGGCCACTCCCCCTTGTGAGTCAATGCAAATGGCGTCTCGGCGAGTGCCATGTCGGTATCGCTTTCCAGGAAAGGAGCCAAGGCTACAACGTTCCCATCGGTTCGAAGTCACGATCGGTAATGTGCACCAGTTCCTTGACTGATTGCGGTAGCCAGTGTGCTGGCGTGACGATGCCACTCTTTTCGACACACACCGATATAGAGAATATTCTCTATAAATATGAGTCGGCCACCCAAATATTCGACAGAGCAAATCTTGGACGCGTCGTTGACGATGGTTCTCGACGGCGGTCCGATGAAGCTTTCTGTTGCCGGAGTTGCCCAGCAGATTGGTGCGCCGAGTGGTTCCATCTACCACCGATTCTCTGGCAAGGATGCTCTTGTGGGAGCGCTTTGGTTACGGAGTGTCGAAAAGTTCCAAGAAGGTTTCACGACGGCGATCGCCGCCGACGAGCCGCTGGAAGCCGCCATCGCCGCGGCGACTCATGTCGTGCGTTGGAGCCGAAACGAGTTCGACCACGCCAGGCTGCTGCTTGTTCACCGCAGCAGGGATTTCTTCGGCGCCGGCTGGCCAGAGGAGCTGCGCGACCGCAACGACCGGCAGCGGCTTAAGGCGCAGCGAGCGATTCGCGACCTCGCCGACCGCCTCGGCGCGGTGGACGCCGATGGACTCGCCCGAGTGAAGTTCGCCGTCGTCAGCGTCCCTTACGGTGCGGTCCGTCCGGCGTTGAGTACCGGTCGGCGTCCACCGTCGATCCTGGAGGTTTTTGTCGAAGAAACCGTTGTCGCGCTGCTCGGGCCGCTGGCGGGGAGAAGGAAAGATACATGATTGACCAAGCTACATGGGACCGTGGTGCCGCGGTTCTTCGCCAGGGGATGTCGACCTCGGTGCATTGTTCAATAGCGAGTATCAACGAGGATGGATCTCCCCATGTGACTCCTATGGGGTCTCTTCAGATAACAGGTTTGGGCACGGGGA contains:
- a CDS encoding GNAT family N-acetyltransferase produces the protein MAPFLESDTDMALAETPFALTHKGEWPGPTVLRRGWARATARPWNDHIEDASLRLVRGGSLFINACAVRLMELGASSVISPPLPIGGRKPWMDSGFDEHIELALLRLDLDHHVPSPDHLVVERTTESIEELLEIDQLAFDPFWRFDIHGITEAIQATNRSTVFLIRDSNGSTIGFAIVGYGNAISYLQRVAVHPSWQGHGMGRSLVRVAARKARLHGSQAILLNTQFNNTPAISLYESEGYELLPERLALMRFGE
- a CDS encoding TetR/AcrR family transcriptional regulator encodes the protein MSRPPKYSTEQILDASLTMVLDGGPMKLSVAGVAQQIGAPSGSIYHRFSGKDALVGALWLRSVEKFQEGFTTAIAADEPLEAAIAAATHVVRWSRNEFDHARLLLVHRSRDFFGAGWPEELRDRNDRQRLKAQRAIRDLADRLGAVDADGLARVKFAVVSVPYGAVRPALSTGRRPPSILEVFVEETVVALLGPLAGRRKDT